One Panicum virgatum strain AP13 chromosome 3N, P.virgatum_v5, whole genome shotgun sequence DNA segment encodes these proteins:
- the LOC120666778 gene encoding receptor-like protein 15 isoform X1: MSCCFPLGTMLWVLCVLQFMFHMAGGCAIEERIALMRIRSSLVEANSEVPASWGRSDDCCSWERVRCNNSTRVSGLNLDSVYQRKDHTIVPVGGPCWNLNLTIFSSFHELQQLDLFWNSACLHNFDGLQGLTMLRYLNLSNNRLIENNILESLGKLASLEVINFERTGLSGALQNIAFRNLNNLRHLRLGSNRLDGSIPASLFELPRLQFLHLSENLLRGHIPKIDHSTNLKNLQLLHLRTNQLSGSIPTSLFKLLQLQSLDLSENLLQGHIPKMDLTGTLKNLRELYLGSNRLNGSIPTYLFDLPRLEYLYLSGNLLEGHIPIISPSNLCLSLQTLKLAENNLNGKFDFFWLRNCAMLQEVDLSRNAELDIDVTFLTSVTPFQLRALMLSGCNLDNTIISGPNLFGTQRHLQSLDLSNNNFSGSLPNWMFTNEAPLLYLGLAHNSLVGSLDHLMWQQQSNLRMINISMNYFTGQLPMDISSVFPNLTVLDASDNNISGHLPPSLCNINDLEFVDLSNNKLTGEVPSCLFTECGSRDFLRLSNNNLGGPILGGANNKSICGGTIYLDSNYFEGPLPNNLSGEVSIMDFHDNKLSGELDVSFWNIPSLEFLSVASNSLTGQIYPTICKLTSLKYLDISNNDFEGSIPNCSSKLMLYFLNMSSNTLSGFPSYFFNSSNVEVLDIRYNRFMGSLDWILHLYQIKLLLLGGNMFEGHISAELCHLQYLNIIDMSQNRLSGSLPPCIGAIPFGYHTDDDDFLSNYFYDVPFDVSLSSMDLPLFDAIYVLQGFTFSTKGNIYTFSRGFYNLMSGIDLSANMLSGEIPWEIGNLSHVKSLNLSHNFFIGQIPATIANMSALESLDLSHNELGGPIPWQLTQMSSLEVFSVAYNNLSGCIPNSGQFSSFNMESYLGNTNLQNSSQENQCSPDLGPMEVEDVGEASDDPVLYIICAASFVLAFWATVVFLFCLPFGQRVMLQL, from the exons ATGAGCTGCTGCTTCCCACTGGGAACCATGCTTTGGGTCCTATGCGTCTTGCAGTTCATGTTCCACATGGCAGGTGGCTGCGCAATCGAGGAGAGGATTGCTCTTATGCGCATCAGATCTTCGTTGGTGGAGGCAAACTCTGAAGTTCCTGCTTCTTGGGGACGGAGTGACGACTGCTGCTCCTGGGAAAGGGTCCGATGCAACAACAGCACACGTGTGTCGGGTCTCAACCTCGACTCCGTGTACCAGAGAAAGGATCATACCATTGTACCAGTTGGAGGTCCATGCTGGAATCTCAATTTGACCATATTTTCCTCGTTTCATGAGCTTCAGCAGCTGGATTTATTTTGGAATTCCGCTTGTCTTCATAATTTTGATG GCCTTCAAGGATTGACTATGCTTCGGTATCTCAACCTCAGCAACAACAGATTGATCGAGAATAATATCTTGGAATCTCTTGGTAAATTGGCTTCTCTTGAAGTCATAAATTTTGAGCGAACCGGTTTGAGCGGTGCTCTTCAGAATATTG CTTTCAGAAATCTCAACAACTTGCGACATTTGCGTCTAGGATCCAACCGACTCGATGGAAGCATCCCAGCTTCCTTATTTGAGCTTCCTCGCCTTCAATTTTTGCATCTTTCAGAAAATCTCCTTCGAGGACATATACCG AAGATAGACCACTCGACAAACCTTAAGAACTTACAACTACTGCATTTGAGAACCAATCAATTGAGTGGAAGTATCCCAACATCCTTATTTAAGCTTCTTCAGCTTCAATCTTTGGATCTTTCAGAAAATCTCCTTCAAGGACATATACCG AAGATGGACCTCACAGGAACCCTCAAAAACTTGCGAGAACTGTATCTAGGATCCAACCGACTGAATGGTAGCATCCCAACATATTTATTTGATCTTCCACGCCTCGAATACTTGTATCTTTCGGGAAATCTCCTTGAAGGACATATACCTATAATCTCACCTTCGAATCTTTGTTTATCGCTTCAAACTCTCAAGTTAGCAGAAAATAATCTAAATGGAAAGTTCGATTTCTTTTGGCTACGAAACTGTGCCATGCTACAGGAGGTAGATCTATCAAGGAATGCTGAATTAGATATTGATGTGACGTTCCTTACAAGTGTGACTCCATTTCAACTGAGAGCACTAATGCTCTCTGGGTGTAACCTTGACAATACAATCATTTCAGGACCAAATTTATTTGGCACACAACGTCATCTGCAATCCCTTGATCTGTCCAACAACAACTTTTCAGGGAGCTTGCCCAACTGGATGTTTACAAATGAAGCGCCTTTGCTCTATCTGGGTCTTGCACATAACTCGCTAGTAGGATCATTGGATCATCTGATGTGGCAGCAACAATCAAATCTCCGAATGATCAACATATCTATGAACTATTTCACAGGACAGCTTCCAATGGACATCAGCTCAGTATTTCCGAATCTGACAGTTCTCGATGCTTCTGATAATAATATTTCTGGACATTTACCACCATCTCTGTGCAACATTAACGACTTGGAATTTGTGGATCTATCAAACAATAAACTTACAGGAGAGGTGCCATCTTGCTTGTTCACTGAGTGTGGGTCGCGGGATTTCCTGAGGCTCTCGAACAACAATCTGGGGGGTCCGATACTTGGTGGGGCCAATAATAAGTCTATTTGTGGAGGAACAATATATCTTGATAGCAACTATTTTGAGGGACCATTGCCTAACAATTTATCAGGTGAAGTGTCAATCATGGATTTTCATGATAATAAATTGTCAGGTGAACTTGATGTATCATTTTGGAATATTCCTTCATTGGAATTTCTTAGTGTTGCTAGCAACAGTTTAACTGGTCAAATTTATCCAACAATCTGCAAATTGACTAGTCTTAAGTATTTGGATATATCCAATAACGACTTTGAAGGATCTATACCAAACTGCAGCAGTAAGTTAATGTTGTATTTTCTGAACATGTCGAGCAATACCCTCTCAGGATTTcctagttattttttcaatagCTCCAACGTTGAAGTTCTCGATATAAGGTATAACCGGTTCATGGGCAGTCTTGATTGGATACTAcatctttatcaaataaaattgCTCTTGTTGGGCGGGAATATGTTTGAGGGGCATATCTCTGCAGAACTCTGTCATCTCCAGTACTTGAATATTATTGATATGTCGCAGAACagactttcaggttcattgccACCTTGCATTGGTGCAATCCCATTTGGATACCATACAGATGATGATGATTTTTTGTCCAATTATTTCTACGATGTGCCCTTTGATGTGTCGCTTTCTAGTATGGATTTGCCGTTGTTTGACGCCATTTATGTCCTCCAAGGCTTCACCTTCTCCACTAAAGGGAACATTTACACATTTAGCCGTGGTTTCTACAATCTCATGTCCGGCATTGACTTATCGGCGAACATGCTATCAGGGGAGATCCCTTGGGAGATAGGGAATCTGAGCCATGTCAAGTCCCTCAATCTATCGCATAATTTCTTTATCGGTCAAATCCCAGCTACCATTGCAAACATGAGCGCTCTAGAAAGCCTGGACTTATCCCATAACGAATTGGGCGGACCTATACCATGGCAACTGACTCAGATGTCATCTTTGGAGGTGTTCTCTGTGGCCTACAACAACTTGTCAGGGTGCATACCAAACTCCGGCCAGTTTAGCTCGTTCAACATGGAGAGCTACCTGGGCAACACAAACCTTCAGAATTCGTCACAGGAGAACCAGTGTTCTCCTGATCTGGGCCCTATGGAAGTAGAAGATGTGGGCGAGGCATCTGATGATCCGGTCCTTTATATTATCTGTGCCGCCTCATTCGTATTGGCATTCTGGGCAACTGTTGTGTTCTTGTTCTGCCTTCCATTTGGACAGCGTGTGATGCTTCAGCTATAG
- the LOC120666778 gene encoding receptor-like protein 15 isoform X2 translates to MSCCFPLGTMLWVLCVLQFMFHMAGGCAIEERIALMRIRSSLVEANSEVPASWGRSDDCCSWERVRCNNSTRVSGLNLDSVYQRKDHTIVPVGGPCWNLNLTIFSSFHELQQLDLFWNSACLHNFDGLQGLTMLRYLNLSNNRLIENNILESLGKLASLEVINFERTGLSGALQNIAFRNLNNLRHLRLGSNRLDGSIPASLFELPRLQFLHLSENLLRGHIPKIDHSTNLKNLQLLHLRTNQLSGSIPTSLFKLLQLQSLDLSENLLQGHIPMDLTGTLKNLRELYLGSNRLNGSIPTYLFDLPRLEYLYLSGNLLEGHIPIISPSNLCLSLQTLKLAENNLNGKFDFFWLRNCAMLQEVDLSRNAELDIDVTFLTSVTPFQLRALMLSGCNLDNTIISGPNLFGTQRHLQSLDLSNNNFSGSLPNWMFTNEAPLLYLGLAHNSLVGSLDHLMWQQQSNLRMINISMNYFTGQLPMDISSVFPNLTVLDASDNNISGHLPPSLCNINDLEFVDLSNNKLTGEVPSCLFTECGSRDFLRLSNNNLGGPILGGANNKSICGGTIYLDSNYFEGPLPNNLSGEVSIMDFHDNKLSGELDVSFWNIPSLEFLSVASNSLTGQIYPTICKLTSLKYLDISNNDFEGSIPNCSSKLMLYFLNMSSNTLSGFPSYFFNSSNVEVLDIRYNRFMGSLDWILHLYQIKLLLLGGNMFEGHISAELCHLQYLNIIDMSQNRLSGSLPPCIGAIPFGYHTDDDDFLSNYFYDVPFDVSLSSMDLPLFDAIYVLQGFTFSTKGNIYTFSRGFYNLMSGIDLSANMLSGEIPWEIGNLSHVKSLNLSHNFFIGQIPATIANMSALESLDLSHNELGGPIPWQLTQMSSLEVFSVAYNNLSGCIPNSGQFSSFNMESYLGNTNLQNSSQENQCSPDLGPMEVEDVGEASDDPVLYIICAASFVLAFWATVVFLFCLPFGQRVMLQL, encoded by the exons ATGAGCTGCTGCTTCCCACTGGGAACCATGCTTTGGGTCCTATGCGTCTTGCAGTTCATGTTCCACATGGCAGGTGGCTGCGCAATCGAGGAGAGGATTGCTCTTATGCGCATCAGATCTTCGTTGGTGGAGGCAAACTCTGAAGTTCCTGCTTCTTGGGGACGGAGTGACGACTGCTGCTCCTGGGAAAGGGTCCGATGCAACAACAGCACACGTGTGTCGGGTCTCAACCTCGACTCCGTGTACCAGAGAAAGGATCATACCATTGTACCAGTTGGAGGTCCATGCTGGAATCTCAATTTGACCATATTTTCCTCGTTTCATGAGCTTCAGCAGCTGGATTTATTTTGGAATTCCGCTTGTCTTCATAATTTTGATG GCCTTCAAGGATTGACTATGCTTCGGTATCTCAACCTCAGCAACAACAGATTGATCGAGAATAATATCTTGGAATCTCTTGGTAAATTGGCTTCTCTTGAAGTCATAAATTTTGAGCGAACCGGTTTGAGCGGTGCTCTTCAGAATATTG CTTTCAGAAATCTCAACAACTTGCGACATTTGCGTCTAGGATCCAACCGACTCGATGGAAGCATCCCAGCTTCCTTATTTGAGCTTCCTCGCCTTCAATTTTTGCATCTTTCAGAAAATCTCCTTCGAGGACATATACCG AAGATAGACCACTCGACAAACCTTAAGAACTTACAACTACTGCATTTGAGAACCAATCAATTGAGTGGAAGTATCCCAACATCCTTATTTAAGCTTCTTCAGCTTCAATCTTTGGATCTTTCAGAAAATCTCCTTCAAGGACATATACCG ATGGACCTCACAGGAACCCTCAAAAACTTGCGAGAACTGTATCTAGGATCCAACCGACTGAATGGTAGCATCCCAACATATTTATTTGATCTTCCACGCCTCGAATACTTGTATCTTTCGGGAAATCTCCTTGAAGGACATATACCTATAATCTCACCTTCGAATCTTTGTTTATCGCTTCAAACTCTCAAGTTAGCAGAAAATAATCTAAATGGAAAGTTCGATTTCTTTTGGCTACGAAACTGTGCCATGCTACAGGAGGTAGATCTATCAAGGAATGCTGAATTAGATATTGATGTGACGTTCCTTACAAGTGTGACTCCATTTCAACTGAGAGCACTAATGCTCTCTGGGTGTAACCTTGACAATACAATCATTTCAGGACCAAATTTATTTGGCACACAACGTCATCTGCAATCCCTTGATCTGTCCAACAACAACTTTTCAGGGAGCTTGCCCAACTGGATGTTTACAAATGAAGCGCCTTTGCTCTATCTGGGTCTTGCACATAACTCGCTAGTAGGATCATTGGATCATCTGATGTGGCAGCAACAATCAAATCTCCGAATGATCAACATATCTATGAACTATTTCACAGGACAGCTTCCAATGGACATCAGCTCAGTATTTCCGAATCTGACAGTTCTCGATGCTTCTGATAATAATATTTCTGGACATTTACCACCATCTCTGTGCAACATTAACGACTTGGAATTTGTGGATCTATCAAACAATAAACTTACAGGAGAGGTGCCATCTTGCTTGTTCACTGAGTGTGGGTCGCGGGATTTCCTGAGGCTCTCGAACAACAATCTGGGGGGTCCGATACTTGGTGGGGCCAATAATAAGTCTATTTGTGGAGGAACAATATATCTTGATAGCAACTATTTTGAGGGACCATTGCCTAACAATTTATCAGGTGAAGTGTCAATCATGGATTTTCATGATAATAAATTGTCAGGTGAACTTGATGTATCATTTTGGAATATTCCTTCATTGGAATTTCTTAGTGTTGCTAGCAACAGTTTAACTGGTCAAATTTATCCAACAATCTGCAAATTGACTAGTCTTAAGTATTTGGATATATCCAATAACGACTTTGAAGGATCTATACCAAACTGCAGCAGTAAGTTAATGTTGTATTTTCTGAACATGTCGAGCAATACCCTCTCAGGATTTcctagttattttttcaatagCTCCAACGTTGAAGTTCTCGATATAAGGTATAACCGGTTCATGGGCAGTCTTGATTGGATACTAcatctttatcaaataaaattgCTCTTGTTGGGCGGGAATATGTTTGAGGGGCATATCTCTGCAGAACTCTGTCATCTCCAGTACTTGAATATTATTGATATGTCGCAGAACagactttcaggttcattgccACCTTGCATTGGTGCAATCCCATTTGGATACCATACAGATGATGATGATTTTTTGTCCAATTATTTCTACGATGTGCCCTTTGATGTGTCGCTTTCTAGTATGGATTTGCCGTTGTTTGACGCCATTTATGTCCTCCAAGGCTTCACCTTCTCCACTAAAGGGAACATTTACACATTTAGCCGTGGTTTCTACAATCTCATGTCCGGCATTGACTTATCGGCGAACATGCTATCAGGGGAGATCCCTTGGGAGATAGGGAATCTGAGCCATGTCAAGTCCCTCAATCTATCGCATAATTTCTTTATCGGTCAAATCCCAGCTACCATTGCAAACATGAGCGCTCTAGAAAGCCTGGACTTATCCCATAACGAATTGGGCGGACCTATACCATGGCAACTGACTCAGATGTCATCTTTGGAGGTGTTCTCTGTGGCCTACAACAACTTGTCAGGGTGCATACCAAACTCCGGCCAGTTTAGCTCGTTCAACATGGAGAGCTACCTGGGCAACACAAACCTTCAGAATTCGTCACAGGAGAACCAGTGTTCTCCTGATCTGGGCCCTATGGAAGTAGAAGATGTGGGCGAGGCATCTGATGATCCGGTCCTTTATATTATCTGTGCCGCCTCATTCGTATTGGCATTCTGGGCAACTGTTGTGTTCTTGTTCTGCCTTCCATTTGGACAGCGTGTGATGCTTCAGCTATAG
- the LOC120666778 gene encoding receptor-like protein 15 isoform X3 yields MSCCFPLGTMLWVLCVLQFMFHMAGGCAIEERIALMRIRSSLVEANSEVPASWGRSDDCCSWERVRCNNSTRVSGLNLDSVYQRKDHTIVPVGGPCWNLNLTIFSSFHELQQLDLFWNSACLHNFDGLQGLTMLRYLNLSNNRLIENNILESLGKLASLEVINFERTGLSGALQNIAFRNLNNLRHLRLGSNRLDGSIPASLFELPRLQFLHLSENLLRGHIPIDHSTNLKNLQLLHLRTNQLSGSIPTSLFKLLQLQSLDLSENLLQGHIPKMDLTGTLKNLRELYLGSNRLNGSIPTYLFDLPRLEYLYLSGNLLEGHIPIISPSNLCLSLQTLKLAENNLNGKFDFFWLRNCAMLQEVDLSRNAELDIDVTFLTSVTPFQLRALMLSGCNLDNTIISGPNLFGTQRHLQSLDLSNNNFSGSLPNWMFTNEAPLLYLGLAHNSLVGSLDHLMWQQQSNLRMINISMNYFTGQLPMDISSVFPNLTVLDASDNNISGHLPPSLCNINDLEFVDLSNNKLTGEVPSCLFTECGSRDFLRLSNNNLGGPILGGANNKSICGGTIYLDSNYFEGPLPNNLSGEVSIMDFHDNKLSGELDVSFWNIPSLEFLSVASNSLTGQIYPTICKLTSLKYLDISNNDFEGSIPNCSSKLMLYFLNMSSNTLSGFPSYFFNSSNVEVLDIRYNRFMGSLDWILHLYQIKLLLLGGNMFEGHISAELCHLQYLNIIDMSQNRLSGSLPPCIGAIPFGYHTDDDDFLSNYFYDVPFDVSLSSMDLPLFDAIYVLQGFTFSTKGNIYTFSRGFYNLMSGIDLSANMLSGEIPWEIGNLSHVKSLNLSHNFFIGQIPATIANMSALESLDLSHNELGGPIPWQLTQMSSLEVFSVAYNNLSGCIPNSGQFSSFNMESYLGNTNLQNSSQENQCSPDLGPMEVEDVGEASDDPVLYIICAASFVLAFWATVVFLFCLPFGQRVMLQL; encoded by the exons ATGAGCTGCTGCTTCCCACTGGGAACCATGCTTTGGGTCCTATGCGTCTTGCAGTTCATGTTCCACATGGCAGGTGGCTGCGCAATCGAGGAGAGGATTGCTCTTATGCGCATCAGATCTTCGTTGGTGGAGGCAAACTCTGAAGTTCCTGCTTCTTGGGGACGGAGTGACGACTGCTGCTCCTGGGAAAGGGTCCGATGCAACAACAGCACACGTGTGTCGGGTCTCAACCTCGACTCCGTGTACCAGAGAAAGGATCATACCATTGTACCAGTTGGAGGTCCATGCTGGAATCTCAATTTGACCATATTTTCCTCGTTTCATGAGCTTCAGCAGCTGGATTTATTTTGGAATTCCGCTTGTCTTCATAATTTTGATG GCCTTCAAGGATTGACTATGCTTCGGTATCTCAACCTCAGCAACAACAGATTGATCGAGAATAATATCTTGGAATCTCTTGGTAAATTGGCTTCTCTTGAAGTCATAAATTTTGAGCGAACCGGTTTGAGCGGTGCTCTTCAGAATATTG CTTTCAGAAATCTCAACAACTTGCGACATTTGCGTCTAGGATCCAACCGACTCGATGGAAGCATCCCAGCTTCCTTATTTGAGCTTCCTCGCCTTCAATTTTTGCATCTTTCAGAAAATCTCCTTCGAGGACATATACCG ATAGACCACTCGACAAACCTTAAGAACTTACAACTACTGCATTTGAGAACCAATCAATTGAGTGGAAGTATCCCAACATCCTTATTTAAGCTTCTTCAGCTTCAATCTTTGGATCTTTCAGAAAATCTCCTTCAAGGACATATACCG AAGATGGACCTCACAGGAACCCTCAAAAACTTGCGAGAACTGTATCTAGGATCCAACCGACTGAATGGTAGCATCCCAACATATTTATTTGATCTTCCACGCCTCGAATACTTGTATCTTTCGGGAAATCTCCTTGAAGGACATATACCTATAATCTCACCTTCGAATCTTTGTTTATCGCTTCAAACTCTCAAGTTAGCAGAAAATAATCTAAATGGAAAGTTCGATTTCTTTTGGCTACGAAACTGTGCCATGCTACAGGAGGTAGATCTATCAAGGAATGCTGAATTAGATATTGATGTGACGTTCCTTACAAGTGTGACTCCATTTCAACTGAGAGCACTAATGCTCTCTGGGTGTAACCTTGACAATACAATCATTTCAGGACCAAATTTATTTGGCACACAACGTCATCTGCAATCCCTTGATCTGTCCAACAACAACTTTTCAGGGAGCTTGCCCAACTGGATGTTTACAAATGAAGCGCCTTTGCTCTATCTGGGTCTTGCACATAACTCGCTAGTAGGATCATTGGATCATCTGATGTGGCAGCAACAATCAAATCTCCGAATGATCAACATATCTATGAACTATTTCACAGGACAGCTTCCAATGGACATCAGCTCAGTATTTCCGAATCTGACAGTTCTCGATGCTTCTGATAATAATATTTCTGGACATTTACCACCATCTCTGTGCAACATTAACGACTTGGAATTTGTGGATCTATCAAACAATAAACTTACAGGAGAGGTGCCATCTTGCTTGTTCACTGAGTGTGGGTCGCGGGATTTCCTGAGGCTCTCGAACAACAATCTGGGGGGTCCGATACTTGGTGGGGCCAATAATAAGTCTATTTGTGGAGGAACAATATATCTTGATAGCAACTATTTTGAGGGACCATTGCCTAACAATTTATCAGGTGAAGTGTCAATCATGGATTTTCATGATAATAAATTGTCAGGTGAACTTGATGTATCATTTTGGAATATTCCTTCATTGGAATTTCTTAGTGTTGCTAGCAACAGTTTAACTGGTCAAATTTATCCAACAATCTGCAAATTGACTAGTCTTAAGTATTTGGATATATCCAATAACGACTTTGAAGGATCTATACCAAACTGCAGCAGTAAGTTAATGTTGTATTTTCTGAACATGTCGAGCAATACCCTCTCAGGATTTcctagttattttttcaatagCTCCAACGTTGAAGTTCTCGATATAAGGTATAACCGGTTCATGGGCAGTCTTGATTGGATACTAcatctttatcaaataaaattgCTCTTGTTGGGCGGGAATATGTTTGAGGGGCATATCTCTGCAGAACTCTGTCATCTCCAGTACTTGAATATTATTGATATGTCGCAGAACagactttcaggttcattgccACCTTGCATTGGTGCAATCCCATTTGGATACCATACAGATGATGATGATTTTTTGTCCAATTATTTCTACGATGTGCCCTTTGATGTGTCGCTTTCTAGTATGGATTTGCCGTTGTTTGACGCCATTTATGTCCTCCAAGGCTTCACCTTCTCCACTAAAGGGAACATTTACACATTTAGCCGTGGTTTCTACAATCTCATGTCCGGCATTGACTTATCGGCGAACATGCTATCAGGGGAGATCCCTTGGGAGATAGGGAATCTGAGCCATGTCAAGTCCCTCAATCTATCGCATAATTTCTTTATCGGTCAAATCCCAGCTACCATTGCAAACATGAGCGCTCTAGAAAGCCTGGACTTATCCCATAACGAATTGGGCGGACCTATACCATGGCAACTGACTCAGATGTCATCTTTGGAGGTGTTCTCTGTGGCCTACAACAACTTGTCAGGGTGCATACCAAACTCCGGCCAGTTTAGCTCGTTCAACATGGAGAGCTACCTGGGCAACACAAACCTTCAGAATTCGTCACAGGAGAACCAGTGTTCTCCTGATCTGGGCCCTATGGAAGTAGAAGATGTGGGCGAGGCATCTGATGATCCGGTCCTTTATATTATCTGTGCCGCCTCATTCGTATTGGCATTCTGGGCAACTGTTGTGTTCTTGTTCTGCCTTCCATTTGGACAGCGTGTGATGCTTCAGCTATAG
- the LOC120666778 gene encoding receptor-like protein 15 isoform X5 codes for MSCCFPLGTMLWVLCVLQFMFHMAGGCAIEERIALMRIRSSLVEANSEVPASWGRSDDCCSWERVRCNNSTRVSGLNLDSVYQRKDHTIVPVGGPCWNLNLTIFSSFHELQQLDLFWNSACLHNFDGLQGLTMLRYLNLSNNRLIENNILESLGKLASLEVINFERTGLSGALQNIAFRNLNNLRHLRLGSNRLDGSIPASLFELPRLQFLHLSENLLRGHIPKIDHSTNLKNLQLLHLRTNQLSGSIPTSLFKLLQLQSLDLSENLLQGHIPDQIYLAHNVICNPLICPTTTFQGACPTGCLQMKRLCSIWVLHITR; via the exons ATGAGCTGCTGCTTCCCACTGGGAACCATGCTTTGGGTCCTATGCGTCTTGCAGTTCATGTTCCACATGGCAGGTGGCTGCGCAATCGAGGAGAGGATTGCTCTTATGCGCATCAGATCTTCGTTGGTGGAGGCAAACTCTGAAGTTCCTGCTTCTTGGGGACGGAGTGACGACTGCTGCTCCTGGGAAAGGGTCCGATGCAACAACAGCACACGTGTGTCGGGTCTCAACCTCGACTCCGTGTACCAGAGAAAGGATCATACCATTGTACCAGTTGGAGGTCCATGCTGGAATCTCAATTTGACCATATTTTCCTCGTTTCATGAGCTTCAGCAGCTGGATTTATTTTGGAATTCCGCTTGTCTTCATAATTTTGATG GCCTTCAAGGATTGACTATGCTTCGGTATCTCAACCTCAGCAACAACAGATTGATCGAGAATAATATCTTGGAATCTCTTGGTAAATTGGCTTCTCTTGAAGTCATAAATTTTGAGCGAACCGGTTTGAGCGGTGCTCTTCAGAATATTG CTTTCAGAAATCTCAACAACTTGCGACATTTGCGTCTAGGATCCAACCGACTCGATGGAAGCATCCCAGCTTCCTTATTTGAGCTTCCTCGCCTTCAATTTTTGCATCTTTCAGAAAATCTCCTTCGAGGACATATACCG AAGATAGACCACTCGACAAACCTTAAGAACTTACAACTACTGCATTTGAGAACCAATCAATTGAGTGGAAGTATCCCAACATCCTTATTTAAGCTTCTTCAGCTTCAATCTTTGGATCTTTCAGAAAATCTCCTTCAAGGACATATACCG GACCAAATTTATTTGGCACACAACGTCATCTGCAATCCCTTGATCTGTCCAACAACAACTTTTCAGGGAGCTTGCCCAACTGGATGTTTACAAATGAAGCGCCTTTGCTCTATCTGGGTCTTGCACATAACTCGCTAG
- the LOC120666778 gene encoding receptor-like protein 15 isoform X6, which yields MSCCFPLGTMLWVLCVLQFMFHMAGGCAIEERIALMRIRSSLVEANSEVPASWGRSDDCCSWERVRCNNSTRVSGLNLDSVYQRKDHTIVPVGGPCWNLNLTIFSSFHELQQLDLFWNSACLHNFDGLQGLTMLRYLNLSNNRLIENNILESLGKLASLEVINFERTGLSGALQNIAFRNLNNLRHLRLGSNRLDGSIPASLFELPRLQFLHLSENLLRGHIPKIDHSTNLKNLQLLHLRTNQLSGSIPTSLFKLLQLQSLDLSENLLQGHIPGACPTGCLQMKRLCSIWVLHITR from the exons ATGAGCTGCTGCTTCCCACTGGGAACCATGCTTTGGGTCCTATGCGTCTTGCAGTTCATGTTCCACATGGCAGGTGGCTGCGCAATCGAGGAGAGGATTGCTCTTATGCGCATCAGATCTTCGTTGGTGGAGGCAAACTCTGAAGTTCCTGCTTCTTGGGGACGGAGTGACGACTGCTGCTCCTGGGAAAGGGTCCGATGCAACAACAGCACACGTGTGTCGGGTCTCAACCTCGACTCCGTGTACCAGAGAAAGGATCATACCATTGTACCAGTTGGAGGTCCATGCTGGAATCTCAATTTGACCATATTTTCCTCGTTTCATGAGCTTCAGCAGCTGGATTTATTTTGGAATTCCGCTTGTCTTCATAATTTTGATG GCCTTCAAGGATTGACTATGCTTCGGTATCTCAACCTCAGCAACAACAGATTGATCGAGAATAATATCTTGGAATCTCTTGGTAAATTGGCTTCTCTTGAAGTCATAAATTTTGAGCGAACCGGTTTGAGCGGTGCTCTTCAGAATATTG CTTTCAGAAATCTCAACAACTTGCGACATTTGCGTCTAGGATCCAACCGACTCGATGGAAGCATCCCAGCTTCCTTATTTGAGCTTCCTCGCCTTCAATTTTTGCATCTTTCAGAAAATCTCCTTCGAGGACATATACCG AAGATAGACCACTCGACAAACCTTAAGAACTTACAACTACTGCATTTGAGAACCAATCAATTGAGTGGAAGTATCCCAACATCCTTATTTAAGCTTCTTCAGCTTCAATCTTTGGATCTTTCAGAAAATCTCCTTCAAGGACATATACCG GGAGCTTGCCCAACTGGATGTTTACAAATGAAGCGCCTTTGCTCTATCTGGGTCTTGCACATAACTCGCTAG